Proteins found in one Limnohabitans sp. TEGF004 genomic segment:
- a CDS encoding lipoprotein insertase outer membrane protein LolB yields the protein MRAWWLACLIGVLLVGCATPSRPSKGLNASSPTNLPAQLPEWQGRISVQVLGDAPSSMSASFSLRGDAYNGELDLYSPLGTTLGALQWTPQLVQFSDGGKHQYFNSLAELTEKATGAALPVDAIFGWLQGQHVQATGWQADLSAVSQGSLIARRTAPSPEVTLRIKLDQ from the coding sequence ATGCGCGCTTGGTGGCTTGCTTGTCTGATAGGGGTCTTGCTTGTGGGCTGTGCCACGCCTAGCCGCCCCTCAAAAGGGCTCAACGCTAGCTCGCCCACAAACCTACCAGCCCAACTGCCTGAATGGCAAGGCCGCATCAGCGTCCAAGTGCTGGGCGATGCACCGTCATCCATGAGCGCCAGCTTCTCGCTGCGCGGCGACGCCTACAACGGCGAGCTTGATTTGTATTCACCACTCGGCACCACACTTGGCGCTTTGCAATGGACGCCGCAACTGGTGCAATTCAGCGACGGCGGCAAACACCAATACTTCAACTCACTGGCCGAGCTGACCGAAAAAGCCACAGGAGCCGCCCTGCCAGTCGATGCCATTTTTGGCTGGCTACAAGGTCAACACGTGCAAGCGACCGGCTGGCAAGCTGATTTATCGGCCGTGTCGCAAGGCTCACTCATTGCACGTCGCACGGCGCCTTCGCCCGAAGTGACCTTACGCATCAAACTCGATCAGTAA
- the ispE gene encoding 4-(cytidine 5'-diphospho)-2-C-methyl-D-erythritol kinase yields MRSLHNVLAPAKLNLFLHITGRRDDGYHLLQSVFMLIDWCDTLHFDVRDDGVIEREDVTVALPADDLVVRAAQSLQRASGTSLGAHIAIEKHIPAQAGMGGGSSDAATTLLTLNRLWGLHWPLSKLMPLGLALGADVPFFLGGHNAWVEGIGEKMTPIDLPSARFAVVKPNAGLETAKIFRSPELQRATETATMPVFAVNHYGFGRNDLQPVAQALCPEMTEALQWLSSFGLSPRMTGSGSAVFARLHDGVLIDSAPNNWQMRICSNLAVHPQAGWAASES; encoded by the coding sequence ATGCGCTCGCTACACAACGTCTTAGCCCCCGCCAAGCTCAACCTGTTTTTACACATCACGGGGCGACGCGACGACGGCTACCACTTGCTGCAATCGGTCTTCATGCTGATCGACTGGTGCGACACCTTGCACTTTGACGTGCGCGACGATGGCGTGATTGAGCGCGAAGATGTCACGGTGGCACTCCCTGCCGATGACTTGGTCGTGCGTGCTGCGCAATCTTTGCAGCGTGCTAGCGGCACATCTTTGGGCGCGCACATCGCCATTGAAAAACACATCCCCGCACAAGCGGGCATGGGCGGCGGATCGTCGGATGCTGCGACTACCTTGCTGACACTCAACCGTTTATGGGGATTGCACTGGCCACTCTCCAAGCTCATGCCGTTGGGCCTGGCTTTGGGTGCAGATGTGCCGTTTTTCTTGGGTGGACACAATGCATGGGTGGAGGGCATTGGCGAGAAAATGACGCCTATAGATTTACCCTCTGCCCGCTTTGCTGTGGTCAAACCCAATGCAGGTTTAGAGACTGCAAAAATTTTTCGCTCCCCGGAGCTGCAACGCGCTACAGAAACTGCTACAATGCCGGTCTTCGCTGTTAATCATTACGGTTTTGGTCGTAACGATTTGCAGCCAGTAGCTCAAGCCTTGTGCCCCGAAATGACCGAAGCCCTTCAGTGGTTGAGTTCTTTTGGATTAAGCCCTCGCATGACAGGCTCTGGCAGCGCAGTGTTTGCTCGGTTACATGACGGTGTGTTGATTGACTCAGCCCCGAACAACTGGCAAATGCGGATATGCAGCAATTTGGCAGTTCATCCACAAGCGGGATGGGCAGCCAGTGAAAGTTAA
- a CDS encoding ribose-phosphate pyrophosphokinase: MMSNHTPDFMVFTGNANPTLAAEIATHLGIEVGAAHVGRFSDGEVTVEINQNVRARDVFVVQSTCAPTNESLMELLIMVDALKRASAERISAVIPYFGYARQDRRPRSSRVPISAKLVADLLQTAGVARVLTMDLHADQIQGFFDIPVDNIYASPVLLGDLRTKNYEDLIVVSPDVGGVVRARALAKQLGCDLAIIDKRRPKANVSEVMNVIGDIEGRNCVIMDDMIDTAGTLVKAAEVLKTRGAKKVYAYCTHPIFSGPAIERIAKGDALDEVVVTNTIPLSEAGRACKKIRQLTVAPLIAETIQRIASGESVMSLFSDQDQLF, encoded by the coding sequence ATCATGTCGAACCACACCCCCGACTTCATGGTCTTTACTGGCAATGCCAACCCCACTTTGGCTGCCGAAATCGCAACTCACCTCGGTATCGAAGTTGGCGCAGCCCATGTGGGCCGCTTCTCAGACGGCGAAGTCACTGTTGAAATCAACCAAAACGTGCGTGCCCGCGATGTGTTCGTGGTGCAAAGCACTTGCGCACCCACCAACGAAAGCTTGATGGAATTGCTGATCATGGTCGACGCCTTAAAGCGCGCCTCAGCAGAGCGCATCAGCGCGGTCATCCCCTACTTCGGCTACGCCCGTCAAGACCGCCGCCCACGTTCAAGCCGTGTGCCAATCTCCGCCAAACTGGTGGCTGATTTGCTGCAGACCGCTGGTGTGGCTCGCGTGTTGACCATGGACTTGCACGCTGACCAAATTCAAGGTTTCTTCGACATTCCTGTCGACAACATCTACGCATCTCCCGTTTTGTTGGGCGACTTGCGCACAAAAAATTACGAAGACCTGATCGTCGTGTCACCCGATGTGGGTGGTGTGGTGCGCGCCCGTGCTTTGGCCAAGCAACTCGGTTGCGATTTGGCCATCATCGACAAGCGCCGCCCCAAAGCCAACGTGTCTGAAGTGATGAACGTCATTGGCGACATTGAAGGCCGTAACTGCGTGATCATGGACGACATGATCGACACCGCAGGCACTTTGGTGAAAGCCGCTGAAGTTTTGAAAACGCGTGGTGCTAAGAAGGTTTACGCCTACTGCACACACCCCATCTTCTCTGGCCCTGCGATTGAACGCATTGCCAAAGGCGATGCCCTCGACGAAGTTGTGGTGACCAACACCATTCCTTTGAGCGAAGCTGGTCGCGCCTGCAAAAAAATCCGCCAACTCACCGTGGCTCCGTTGATCGCCGAAACGATCCAACGCATTGCTAGCGGCGAGTCGGTCATGAGTTTGTTCTCCGACCAAGACCAGCTGTTCTAA
- a CDS encoding 50S ribosomal protein L25/general stress protein Ctc produces MNFVAFERAKQGTGASRRLRITGRTPGIVYGGATEPSLIEIDHNALWHALKKEAFHASVLQMELNGKTTEVLLRNVQYHPFKQLVLHIDFQRIDANTKMKKKVPLHYSGEENSPAFKVDKCLINRIATELEISCMPKDLPEFIAVDLSNLTKGHSLHAKDITLPAGVTVVAPGTSNPVLVAVVATKAEEPTPQEAAAAAGDNKKKK; encoded by the coding sequence ATGAATTTTGTCGCTTTTGAGCGCGCTAAGCAGGGAACGGGTGCGAGCCGCCGTCTGCGTATCACTGGTCGTACACCTGGCATCGTCTACGGTGGCGCGACTGAACCTTCATTGATCGAAATCGATCACAACGCCTTGTGGCACGCCTTGAAGAAAGAAGCGTTCCACGCTTCTGTCTTGCAAATGGAATTGAACGGCAAAACAACCGAAGTGTTGTTGCGCAACGTGCAATACCACCCCTTCAAACAGCTCGTTTTGCACATCGACTTCCAACGCATCGATGCCAACACAAAGATGAAGAAGAAAGTGCCTTTGCACTACTCTGGCGAAGAGAACTCACCAGCTTTCAAAGTTGACAAGTGCTTGATCAACCGCATCGCCACTGAATTGGAAATCTCTTGCATGCCAAAAGATCTGCCTGAGTTCATCGCTGTGGACTTGAGCAACTTGACCAAAGGTCACTCTTTGCACGCCAAAGACATCACCCTGCCCGCAGGCGTGACCGTTGTGGCTCCTGGCACTTCCAACCCCGTGTTGGTCGCCGTAGTGGCAACCAAGGCCGAAGAGCCAACACCTCAAGAAGCCGCAGCTGCTGCTGGCGACAACAAAAAGAAGAAGTAA
- the pth gene encoding aminoacyl-tRNA hydrolase, whose product MIKLLVGLGNPGTEYEATRHNAGFWWIDTVARDLKVSLQPDRAYHGLVARTSVKGENVWLLEPQTFMNLSGKSVGALARFFKIQPQEILVVHDELDITPGEAKLKLGGSHAGHNGLRDIHAQLGTDQYWRLRIGIGHPGVKSEVANWVLKKPAPDQRTAIEDCITRTSLALPHLLAGDMVKATQMIHTAKPPRPKPPRPTTLPGTEKTGAADADKTQAKGAESN is encoded by the coding sequence ATGATCAAGCTCCTTGTTGGCCTGGGCAACCCCGGCACTGAATATGAAGCCACGCGTCACAACGCAGGCTTTTGGTGGATAGACACAGTGGCACGCGACCTCAAGGTCAGCCTTCAACCCGACCGCGCGTACCACGGCTTGGTGGCACGCACCTCGGTCAAGGGCGAGAACGTGTGGCTGTTAGAGCCGCAAACCTTCATGAACCTCTCAGGCAAATCGGTAGGTGCATTGGCGCGCTTCTTCAAAATTCAACCTCAAGAAATTTTGGTTGTGCACGACGAGTTGGACATCACGCCTGGCGAAGCCAAACTCAAACTCGGCGGCAGCCATGCTGGCCACAATGGCCTGCGCGACATCCATGCACAGCTCGGCACAGACCAATACTGGCGACTGCGCATTGGCATTGGCCACCCCGGTGTGAAATCAGAGGTTGCGAACTGGGTGCTGAAGAAACCAGCGCCCGACCAACGCACCGCCATTGAAGACTGCATCACACGCACCAGCTTGGCCCTGCCGCATTTGCTTGCGGGCGATATGGTGAAAGCCACGCAAATGATTCACACCGCCAAGCCGCCCCGGCCCAAACCACCTCGGCCGACTACGCTGCCTGGCACTGAGAAGACAGGGGCTGCAGATGCTGACAAAACACAAGCCAAAGGGGCTGAGAGCAACTAA
- a CDS encoding YfhL family 4Fe-4S dicluster ferredoxin, whose amino-acid sequence MALMITDECINCDVCEPECPNEAIFLGPEIYEINPDKCTECVGHFDEPQCVQVCPVACIPVNPERVEGRDALLAKFRLLQQTAK is encoded by the coding sequence ATGGCCTTGATGATCACCGACGAATGCATCAACTGCGATGTGTGTGAGCCCGAGTGCCCGAACGAAGCCATCTTCTTAGGGCCGGAGATTTACGAAATTAACCCCGACAAATGCACCGAGTGCGTGGGCCATTTCGACGAGCCCCAGTGTGTGCAGGTGTGTCCAGTGGCTTGCATTCCCGTGAACCCTGAGCGGGTAGAGGGTCGTGATGCACTGCTAGCGAAGTTTCGTTTGTTGCAGCAGACAGCCAAGTGA
- a CDS encoding histidine phosphatase family protein: MTDFLLIRHGETAWNRELRFQGQLDVPLNEMGFEQAQRLKTRMVQALAEWQTQGRVPTRLISSDLLRAQQTAQPVAEVLGHTCILNAGLREQCYGMFEGMCSPDIQAQHPDAWQRWLAFDADLAVEGAETTRAFHDRVIAALQDLAQQYEGEYVVVVTHGGVLDMVWRHAQALSLSGPRVCDIPNAGINQVAWRDGGLHIQLWADAAHLADLPEQPVYSQKRLLEVREQLAAQTHANGVA, encoded by the coding sequence GTGACGGACTTTCTTCTCATCCGCCACGGCGAAACCGCTTGGAATCGCGAGCTACGGTTTCAGGGGCAGCTGGATGTGCCGCTCAATGAGATGGGCTTTGAACAAGCCCAGCGGTTGAAAACCCGCATGGTGCAAGCTTTGGCCGAATGGCAAACGCAGGGCCGTGTACCCACCCGACTCATCAGCAGCGATTTGCTGCGTGCCCAACAAACTGCCCAGCCTGTGGCCGAGGTGCTGGGCCACACCTGCATCTTGAATGCAGGCCTGCGCGAGCAGTGCTACGGCATGTTTGAAGGCATGTGCAGTCCCGATATTCAAGCGCAACACCCTGATGCCTGGCAACGTTGGTTGGCGTTTGATGCTGACTTGGCGGTGGAGGGCGCGGAGACGACCCGCGCGTTTCATGACCGCGTGATTGCCGCGTTGCAAGACTTAGCGCAGCAATACGAGGGCGAGTATGTGGTGGTGGTGACGCATGGCGGCGTGCTGGATATGGTGTGGCGTCATGCGCAAGCTTTGTCGCTCAGCGGCCCGCGCGTATGTGACATTCCCAACGCAGGCATCAATCAAGTCGCTTGGCGCGATGGTGGGCTGCACATCCAGCTGTGGGCCGATGCGGCGCATTTGGCGGATTTGCCTGAGCAACCGGTGTATAGCCAAAAACGTTTGCTTGAAGTGCGTGAGCAACTTGCTGCACAAACACATGCCAACGGTGTGGCCTAA
- the coaD gene encoding pantetheine-phosphate adenylyltransferase encodes MSKQVVAIYPGTFDPISLGHEDIVLRAAAMFDKVILAVATAHHKKTLFTLDERMDMAREAMAAHPQVEVVPFTGLARDFVRSHNATVMVRGVRTVTDFDYEFQLAGMNRELMPEVETVFLTPSAKYQFISSTFVREISLLGAGDDGKDLVSAGVYKRLLAKRTAK; translated from the coding sequence ATGTCCAAGCAAGTTGTTGCCATTTACCCCGGCACCTTTGACCCCATCAGCTTGGGCCATGAAGACATCGTGTTGCGCGCTGCGGCCATGTTTGACAAGGTCATCTTGGCGGTGGCCACTGCCCACCACAAGAAAACCTTGTTCACCTTGGACGAGCGCATGGACATGGCGCGTGAGGCGATGGCCGCACACCCGCAAGTCGAAGTGGTGCCCTTCACCGGCTTGGCGCGCGACTTTGTGCGTAGCCACAACGCCACCGTGATGGTGCGCGGTGTGCGTACCGTGACTGACTTTGATTACGAGTTTCAACTCGCCGGCATGAACCGAGAGCTGATGCCTGAGGTGGAAACCGTGTTCCTCACCCCCAGCGCCAAATACCAATTCATCTCCAGCACCTTTGTGCGCGAAATCTCTTTGCTGGGGGCCGGTGATGATGGCAAAGACTTGGTGTCTGCAGGTGTGTACAAGCGGCTGTTAGCCAAGCGCACGGCGAAGTGA
- the rsmD gene encoding 16S rRNA (guanine(966)-N(2))-methyltransferase RsmD, whose protein sequence is MKTRTPKSFNATPVKPVAEKRHKGAGEVRIIGGEWRRTKLPVALKPGLRPTPDRVRETLFNWLGQSLLGWRCVDPFAGTGALGFEAASRGAAHVQVCELDPALVAQLSTQVNRLKATNVHVLRTDGVACLKQLSESSVDLIFIDPPFDGALFEPSLLAAGKAVKADGYVYLEAPLAWTDEQLEPMGLSLYRHLKAGAVHAHLLRRIA, encoded by the coding sequence ATGAAAACCCGCACACCAAAATCTTTCAACGCCACCCCTGTCAAACCCGTCGCCGAAAAACGGCACAAAGGGGCAGGCGAGGTCCGCATCATCGGCGGCGAATGGCGCCGCACCAAATTGCCCGTGGCCTTGAAGCCCGGCCTGCGCCCCACACCAGACCGCGTGCGCGAAACCCTGTTCAACTGGCTGGGTCAATCGCTCTTGGGCTGGCGCTGTGTCGATCCGTTTGCGGGCACAGGCGCCTTGGGCTTTGAAGCCGCCTCACGCGGTGCGGCCCATGTGCAGGTGTGTGAACTCGACCCCGCTTTGGTGGCGCAGCTCAGCACCCAAGTCAACCGCCTCAAGGCCACCAATGTGCATGTGCTGCGCACCGATGGCGTGGCTTGCTTGAAGCAGCTCAGCGAATCAAGTGTGGATTTGATTTTCATTGACCCGCCGTTTGATGGCGCTTTGTTTGAGCCCTCGCTACTCGCTGCAGGCAAAGCCGTGAAAGCTGATGGCTATGTGTACCTCGAAGCGCCTCTGGCTTGGACAGATGAGCAGCTCGAGCCTATGGGCCTCTCGCTGTATCGCCACCTCAAAGCCGGCGCGGTGCACGCGCACTTGTTGCGCCGAATTGCATAA